One window of Papaver somniferum cultivar HN1 chromosome 9, ASM357369v1, whole genome shotgun sequence genomic DNA carries:
- the LOC113313024 gene encoding uncharacterized protein LOC113313024, with protein MSKIYKGYGEKWVQWINWCVTGAQFSILVNGQATSLIKPSKGIRQGDPLSPFLFILVVEVLSLLLNDAVTNNKITGFQVAEGGTVVSHLQFADDTVIFLDASALERGADDLVVELSSELGCKVEFLPVTYLGMPIGAGRRSTLIWEVIIQRLQKKPAPWKRNFWNKAGRIVLIKSSLESLAVYFTSLFVMPASIEKRLNTIMRKFLWGEEDGQRRMSWVSWNGIAITKKKGGLGVRRLRFVNKALLARWHVNEYVGKSMRYDILKMKDVFFDCVTLHIKGGSAIRFWQDRWIGNKSFKEKYPRLFRFARDLDPTEWIDLLELKYDIRNVVLSQGDDGLEDDCLAKIIYFKLADVEPD; from the exons ATGAG CAAGATTTATAAGGGCTATGGAGAAAAATGGGTGCAATGGATAAATTGGTGCGTTACGGGTGCACAATTTTCGATCCTAGTTAATGGCCAAGCAACTAGCTTGATCAAGCCTTCCAAAGGAATACGGCAGGGAGATCCGTTATCTCCGTTCCTTTTTATTCTGGTGGTTGAGGTTTTGTCTCTATTGCTTAATGATGCAGTTACTAATAATAAGATTACTGGATTTCAAGTGGCAGAGGGTGGAACAGTTGTTTCGCATCTTCAGTTCGCTGATGATACAGTTATATTCTTGGATGCTTCAGCGCTTGAG CGTGGAGCTGATGACTTGGTGGTGGAGTTGTCTTCAGAATTGGGGTGTAAAGTGGAGTTTCTACCGGTTACTTACCTTGGCATGCCTATTGGAGCTGGCAGAAGGAGCACTTTAATCTGGGAGGTTATAATTCAAAGACTTCAGAAAAAGCCGGCGCCATGGAAACGAAACTTTTGGAATAAGGCTGGCAGGATTGTCTTAATTAAGAGTTCACTGGAAAGTCTAGCAGTTTATTTTACGTCGCTTTTTGTTATGCCGGCATCGATAGAGAAGAGATTGAACACTATTATGCGGAAGTTTTTGTGGGGGGAAGAGGATGGTCAGAGGAGGATGAGCTGGGTATCTTGGAATGGAATTGCTATAACTAAAAAGAAGGGAGGCTTGGGTGTTAGGAGACTAAGGTTTGTAAACAAAGCTTTGCTAGCTAGATGGCAT GTAAATGAGTATGTTGGCAAGAGTATGAGGTATGATATTTTGAAGATGAAAGATGTTTTCTTTGACTGTGTGACGTTACATATTAAAGGAGGGAGTGCGATACGGTTTTGGCAAGATCGTTGGATTGGTAACAAGTCTTTCAAAGAGAAGTATCCAAGGCTCTTCAGA TTTGCTAGAGACTTGGATCCGACTGAATGGATAGATTTGCTGGAGTTGAAGTATGATATCCGCAATGTAGTTTTATCTCAGGGAGACGATGGATTAGAAGATGATTGCTTAGCTAAGATCATTTATTTTAAGTTGGCGGATGTTGAACCGGACTGA
- the LOC113308038 gene encoding peptidyl-prolyl cis-trans isomerase FKBP43-like — protein sequence MSFWGIEIKPGKPFVLYRHETPGKIQITQATLGTGILTKRSVVQCNISGKSPVLLCALLPDKIESLSLNHQFDEEDDVTFSVLGSRSVHLTGFYCESGRGRRVADGDSDSESYGVDIVETDNEADQSADSEEEDDLDGFIVDDDDDDIEMSPPSKGRKSAVVEIEETVDDEKPSNKKGKRRHLIKKYQVSDTEVDEVEIGVKDNARCEVSGSEDEDIVPISHLIKNKSSTESKGEANSNSEIQLAKVNKEGNGSSDPDTFDILKVSEAEQISELPKDSSTTSADIDQENNVKAKKRKKRSRGEDGDTKTEQDHDRVELKPKEEQPSAIPPKDSSADIVLESDVKSKKKTRRNRGEDGAKSKNMDQDCGGVKPEEGQPSDRLESDVTPKKKRRRNHGEDGAAKTKTMDLDLAGVEPVKEQLTDMVCGEDVNAKNENMDQDPAEIKTRKNRENDKIINSVGHVSNQDNGEVKKKKKKKAQKSAENVCDEEDKK from the exons ATGTCTTTTTGGG GTATTGAAATCAAACCTGGGAAACCCTTCGTTCTTTATCGTCATGAGACTCCAGGAAAGATTCAAATCACCCAG GCGACTTTGGGCACGGGAATATTAACAAAGAGAAGTGTTGTTCAATGCAATATTTCTGGCAAAAGTCCAGTTTTGTTATGCGCACTATTGCCGGACAAGATTGAATCATTATCTTTGAATCATCAATTTGACGAGGAAGATGACGTGACTTTCTCAGTTCTTGGCTCCCGAAGTGTTCACCTTACAGGGTTCTATTGTGAGAGTGGTAGAGGTCGACGCGTCGCCGATGGTGATTCTGATTC GGAGTCATATGGGGTAGATATTGTTGAAACTGACAACGAGGCTGATCAGTCTGCTGATAGTGAAGAGGAAGATGACTTAGATGGCtttattgttgatgatgatgatgatgatattgaaaTGTCTCCACCATCGAAAGGCCGTAAGAGTGCAG TTGTGGAAATTGAGGAGACAGTTGATGATGAAAAACCTTCAAATAAGAAAGGCAAGCGCAGACATCTTATAAAAAAGTATCAAGTAAGTGACACAGAGGTCGATGAGGTAGAGATTGGTGTCAAGGATAATGCTCGTTGTGAGGTTTCTGGGAGTGAAGATGAAGACATTGTTCCTATTTCTCATTTAATTAAGAACAAATCCTCCACTGAGAGCAAAGGAGAAGCTAATAGTAATTCTGAGATACAATTAGCTAAGGTAAACAAGGAGGGGAATGGTAGCAGTGATCCTGACACATTTGATATATTGAAAGTCAGCGAAGCAGAACA GATATCTGAACTACCTAAAGATTCCTCTACGACATCTGCTGATATTGATCAAGAAAACAATGTAAaggcaaagaagagaaagaaaagaagtcgtGGTGAAGATGGGGATACAAAGACTGAACAGGATCATGATCGTGTCGAACTGAAGCCTAAGGAGGAGCAACCTAGTGCCAT TCCACCCAAAGATTCATCGGCTGACATCGTGCTTGAGAGCGATGTTAAATCCAAGAAGAAAACTAGAAGGAATCGTGGTGAAGATGGTGCAAAATCTAAAAACATGGATCAAGATTGTGGAGGAGTCAAACCCGAGGAGGGGCAACCTAGTGATAG GCTAGAGAGTGATGTTACACCTAAGAAAAAACGTAGGAGGAATCATGGCGAAGATGGAGCTGCAAAGACCAAAACCATGGATCTGGATCTTGCTGGAGTCGAACCTGTAAAGGAGCAACTTACTGACAT gGTTTGTGGTGAGGATGTTAATGCAAAGAATGAAAACATGGACCAGGATCCTGCTGAAATCAAAACCAGGAAGAATCGGGAAAACGACAA GATTATCAATTCGGTTGGTCATGTCAGTAATCAAGATAATGGCGaggtgaagaaaaagaagaagaagaaagcccAAAAGAGTGCTGAGAATGTATGTGATGAAGAAGATAAGAAATGA